In Macaca fascicularis isolate 582-1 chromosome X, T2T-MFA8v1.1, one DNA window encodes the following:
- the BEX5 gene encoding LOW QUALITY PROTEIN: protein BEX5 (The sequence of the model RefSeq protein was modified relative to this genomic sequence to represent the inferred CDS: inserted 1 base in 1 codon) yields the protein MENVPKENKVVEKAPVQNEAPSLGGGEDQEPEGNVRGVWAPPAQDFGEDVPNRLVDNIDMIDGDGDDMERFMEEMRELRRKIRELQLRYSLRILIGXPPPHDHHDKFCLMP from the exons ATGGAAAATGTCCCCAAGGAAAACAAAGTTGTGGAGAAGGCCCCAGTGCAGAATGAAGCTCCCTCTTTAGGAGGTGGTGAAGACCAAGAGCCAGAAGGAAATGTTAGAGGGGTTTGGGCTCCACCTGCCCAGGATTTTGGAGAAGATGTGCCCAATAGGCTTGTCGATAACATTGATATGatagatggagatggagatgatATGGAACGGTTCATGGAGGAGATGAGAGAGCTAAGGAGGAAAATTAGGGAACTTCAGTTGAGGTACAGTCTGCGCATTCTTATAG GACCCCCTCCCCATGATCATCATGATAAGTTTTGCCTTATGCCTTGA